One part of the Pandoraea faecigallinarum genome encodes these proteins:
- a CDS encoding ATP-binding protein, whose protein sequence is MPEPAAPAAPFPLTALVGQSSLREALLLVAVDPSIGGVLVSGPRGTAKSTAARSLAGLLPDCPFVTLPLGASEERLIGALDIDEALRGGGVKFSPGLLARAHRGVLYVDEVNLLADSLVDVVLDVAASGINVVERDGVSHRHAARFMLVGTMNPEEGELRPQLLDRFGLMVALENCFDPQVRQQIVRTRMAFDLDPVAFHERYAQAQAQQRQRILDARAALSTVEIDDDVHDAVSALCIDAQVDGMRADLIMLRAARALAALEASPSLPSSPKLSVARRHVERVADLVLRHRRRAPATVSSATLPPDTDSPAPHAREPDSRPSGSAAPPCGDDACDWGYLPPEATGTTRVKGVVALTSKKR, encoded by the coding sequence ATTCCGGAACCGGCCGCCCCGGCTGCGCCGTTTCCGTTGACCGCGCTGGTCGGCCAGTCGTCGCTGCGCGAGGCGCTGCTGCTCGTGGCGGTCGATCCATCGATTGGCGGCGTACTCGTGAGCGGCCCGCGTGGCACGGCGAAATCGACGGCGGCGCGCTCGCTCGCCGGCCTGTTGCCCGATTGCCCGTTCGTGACGCTGCCGTTGGGCGCGAGCGAGGAGCGCCTGATCGGTGCGCTCGACATCGACGAGGCGCTGCGCGGCGGCGGCGTGAAATTCTCGCCCGGCCTGCTGGCGCGGGCGCATCGCGGCGTGTTGTACGTCGACGAAGTGAACCTGCTGGCCGATTCGCTCGTGGATGTCGTGCTGGATGTGGCGGCGAGCGGCATCAATGTCGTGGAGCGCGACGGCGTGTCGCATCGGCATGCCGCGCGTTTCATGCTCGTCGGTACGATGAATCCGGAAGAGGGCGAATTGCGGCCGCAGTTGCTGGACCGTTTCGGCCTGATGGTTGCGCTGGAGAATTGCTTCGACCCGCAGGTGCGCCAGCAGATCGTGCGCACGCGTATGGCTTTCGATCTCGATCCGGTGGCGTTCCACGAGCGGTACGCGCAGGCGCAGGCGCAGCAACGCCAGCGTATTCTCGACGCGCGCGCGGCATTGTCCACCGTCGAGATCGACGACGACGTGCATGACGCGGTGAGCGCGTTGTGCATCGACGCGCAGGTGGATGGCATGCGCGCCGATCTCATCATGCTGCGTGCGGCACGAGCCCTGGCAGCGCTGGAGGCGTCGCCGTCGCTGCCATCGTCACCCAAACTGTCCGTCGCGCGCAGACACGTCGAGCGCGTGGCCGATCTGGTCCTGCGCCATCGTCGGCGTGCGCCGGCGACAGTATCGTCCGCGACGTTGCCCCCGGACACCGATAGCCCGGCACCGCATGCGCGCGAGCCGGACTCCCGGCCCTCGGGGAGCGCGGCGCCGCCCTGCGGCGACGATGCTTGCGACTGGGGCTACCTGCCGCCGGAGGCGACGGGCACGACACGCGTGAAGGGCGTCGTTGCGCTGACGTCAAAAAAACGCTGA